The proteins below come from a single Iocasia fonsfrigidae genomic window:
- a CDS encoding extracellular solute-binding protein, producing MKKSFVLLVITLCLGVVFSNMVLADNITLTLWDIRTESDTSRPAVKDAIARFEAANPNIKIKHVPITNDNYKTKIRTAMAANNEPDIFMTWGSSSLEKYVNNNKVYNLTEHMDSDWLARFPVAALELGKVDGQYYGVPVTNMTVALVWYRKDLFNKYGLKPPKTYENLLNVVETFKDNGITPFTLANKTKWTGSMYFVYLVDRIGGPDAFKNALNRTGAFNDEPFIKAGKVIQELIKIGAFPKGVNGMDEDTAQSRAMLYADKAAMYLMGSWTLGSMNNENPELINNGKIGFFNFPAFKDGKGDPSNLIGTPGDNYYSITQKCRYKDAAVKFLKYLTDQPMAEKLVEIGNIPPLNGAKDKIKDPILKGVYEQIQKAAYVQLWYDQSLPLELAQVHLNTTQALFGLQMTPEEAANKMEAAAKEYYGE from the coding sequence ATGAAAAAGAGTTTTGTCCTACTGGTTATAACTTTGTGTCTGGGTGTTGTCTTTAGTAATATGGTGCTGGCCGATAATATTACTTTGACATTATGGGATATAAGGACTGAAAGTGATACTAGCCGGCCAGCTGTAAAAGATGCTATTGCCCGTTTTGAAGCTGCTAACCCTAACATAAAAATTAAGCATGTTCCAATTACTAATGATAATTATAAGACTAAAATTAGAACTGCCATGGCTGCTAATAATGAGCCTGATATTTTTATGACCTGGGGGAGTTCAAGTCTTGAAAAATATGTTAATAATAATAAGGTTTATAATCTTACAGAACATATGGATAGTGACTGGTTAGCAAGGTTCCCTGTCGCTGCCCTTGAATTAGGGAAAGTTGATGGGCAATACTATGGTGTACCGGTTACCAATATGACAGTTGCCTTAGTCTGGTATAGAAAAGACTTATTTAATAAATACGGCTTAAAACCACCGAAAACTTATGAAAACCTGCTTAATGTTGTAGAGACATTTAAAGATAATGGTATTACTCCCTTTACCCTGGCAAATAAAACCAAATGGACCGGTTCTATGTATTTTGTATATTTAGTTGATAGAATTGGCGGTCCTGATGCCTTTAAAAATGCCCTAAACAGGACAGGTGCTTTTAATGATGAACCTTTTATAAAAGCAGGAAAAGTAATACAGGAGCTAATTAAAATAGGTGCTTTTCCTAAAGGTGTAAATGGTATGGATGAAGATACTGCTCAGTCCAGGGCTATGCTGTATGCTGATAAAGCTGCCATGTATTTAATGGGTAGTTGGACTCTTGGGTCAATGAATAATGAAAATCCAGAATTAATCAATAATGGTAAAATAGGATTCTTTAATTTTCCAGCCTTTAAAGATGGCAAGGGAGACCCAAGTAATTTAATTGGAACCCCTGGTGATAATTATTATTCAATAACACAAAAATGCAGATATAAAGATGCTGCCGTTAAATTTCTAAAATATCTTACTGATCAGCCTATGGCAGAAAAGCTGGTTGAAATAGGTAATATACCACCATTAAATGGTGCTAAAGATAAAATTAAAGACCCAATATTAAAGGGGGTATATGAACAAATACAGAAGGCGGCATATGTACAGCTGTGGTATGATCAGTCATTACCACTTGAATTAGCCCAAGTTCATTTAAACACAACCCAGGCTTTATTTGGTTTACAGATGACACCTGAAGAGGCAGCAAACAAGATGGAAGCTGCTGCTAAAGAATATTATGGGGAATAA